The following are encoded in a window of Periplaneta americana isolate PAMFEO1 chromosome 13, P.americana_PAMFEO1_priV1, whole genome shotgun sequence genomic DNA:
- the LOC138712286 gene encoding ubiquitin-conjugating enzyme E2 J1-like, which produces MDYQGKYNIKSPAVKRLMREACELKEPTEEYWAHPLDDNLFEWHFTVQGPPATDFEGGVYHGRILLPTEYPMKPPNIILLTPNGRFETNKKICLSISGHHPETWQPSWSIRTALLALIAFMPTPGNGTIGSLDYTPEERQMLARKSQSWECSSCGKIAEQLSASVSKPPTQEESSLIRQIALKAEEQKEVEQPAEEDETVRQRVSVSRTPAPVTEMQPQPQIQPQHATTMVGVVTSTSDSYKNLLIWFLVAAIGLLIYRRLFLM; this is translated from the exons ATGGATTACCAAGGAAAGTACAACATCAAAAGTCCAG CTGTAAAAAGGCTGATGAGAGAGGCATGTGAATTGAAGGAACCCACAGAGGAATATTGGGCTCATCCTTTAGATGACAACTTATTTGAATGGCACTTCACAGTTCAAGGACCGCCAGCCACAGACTTTGAAGGCGGAGTTTATCATGGACGAATTTTACTTCCAACAGAATATCCTATGAAACCACCGAATATAATACTACTAACG CCGAATGGCAGGttcgaaacaaacaaaaaaatctgTCTTAGTATCTCTGGTCATCACCCAGAAACATGGCAACCCTCGTGGTCAATCAGAACAGCACTTCTTGCATTGATTGCATTCATGCCAACTCCAGGAAATGGTACAATTGGCTCACTGGACTACACCCCTGAGGAGCGACAGATGTTGGCACGCAA GTCACAGTCCTGGGAGTGTTCCAGTTGTGGCAAAATAGCAGAGCAGCTGTCAGCATCTGTGTCTAAGCCTCCGACACAAGAGGAATCCTCTCTTATCAGACAGATAGCTCTTAAG GCTGAGGAACAGAAAGAGGTGGAACAACCAGCAGAGGAGGATGAGACAGTAAGACAGCGAGTGAGCGTGTCTCGAACCCCCGCACCTGTAACTGAGATGCAGCCGCAGCCACAGATCCAGCCACAACACGCGACCACGATGGTGGGGGTGGTGACCAGCACAAGTGACAGCTACAAGAACCTGCTGATATGGTTTCTTGTAGCAGCCATCGGACTCCTCATCTACAGAAGACTGTTCCTCATGTAA